A stretch of the Planctomycetota bacterium genome encodes the following:
- a CDS encoding ABC transporter substrate-binding protein, whose protein sequence is MRWCLVLTLLLVGVACSDDSVAEDGSAEVTLQLNWLPEPQFGGFYEAERIGAFTDRRLTVDISPGGPDLSPVQIVGGGGATFGICAADELLIARSKGNDVVALFAAYQTNPQGLMLKADDPADSIGALFERGGLIAWQSGLPYATYLKQNLGDNFEAEYPSPFGDLTEFRMADEYAMQVFVTSEPITARREGLDVKTFLIADGGYNPYATVLICKREFLEANPDVCARMIQAVRAGWESYLADPTSANAIMRELNPTMTADAFIASAEAQKPLIEAEPLGAMSAERWQSLAEQLVSVGALQDTSVVDGAFVE, encoded by the coding sequence ATGAGATGGTGTTTGGTGTTGACCCTTTTGCTCGTTGGCGTGGCCTGTTCGGATGATTCCGTTGCCGAGGACGGGTCGGCCGAGGTGACGTTGCAACTCAACTGGCTGCCCGAACCTCAGTTCGGCGGGTTCTACGAAGCCGAGCGGATCGGCGCGTTCACGGACCGACGACTCACGGTCGACATCTCGCCCGGCGGACCCGACCTATCGCCGGTTCAGATCGTCGGCGGTGGCGGTGCGACCTTCGGCATCTGCGCGGCCGACGAGCTTCTCATCGCACGCAGCAAGGGCAACGACGTCGTCGCCCTGTTCGCCGCCTATCAAACCAACCCCCAGGGTTTGATGCTCAAGGCCGACGATCCGGCCGACTCGATCGGAGCGCTCTTCGAGCGTGGCGGTTTGATCGCATGGCAGTCGGGACTGCCCTACGCGACCTATCTCAAACAAAACCTCGGCGACAACTTCGAGGCGGAGTACCCCAGCCCGTTCGGCGACCTGACCGAGTTTCGCATGGCCGACGAGTATGCGATGCAGGTGTTCGTCACAAGCGAACCGATCACCGCACGGCGGGAGGGCCTCGACGTCAAAACATTCCTCATCGCGGACGGCGGCTACAACCCCTACGCAACCGTGCTGATCTGCAAGCGTGAGTTTCTCGAAGCCAACCCCGACGTCTGTGCCCGCATGATCCAAGCGGTACGCGCCGGATGGGAGTCGTATCTCGCCGACCCCACCTCGGCCAACGCAATCATGCGCGAGCTGAACCCGACGATGACCGCCGACGCATTTATCGCCAGTGCCGAAGCACAGAAGCCGTTGATCGAAGCAGAGCCACTCGGGGCGATGTCGGCCGAGCGATGGCAATCACTCGCCGAGCAGCTCGTGTCCGTAGGGGCATTGCAGGACACATCCGTGGTCGACGGTGCATTCGTGGAGTAA
- a CDS encoding ABC transporter ATP-binding protein, whose translation MDRHLAAAPYNAIDIEGLSHSFANLRAIGPIDLAVPSGQFLAILGPSGCGKSTLLRLIAGLLSPTDGAVETDNRRTGFVFQDSHLLPWRTVLDNVRLPAELEGNDATEHARDLLKEVGLSDFAGAYPNELSGGMRMRVSLARALVTTPELLLLDEPFAALDEITRQELDDMLRRLSVEHAMTTVFVTHSVAEAAYLSERAVVLSPRPGRVVLDVPIELPAQRDASLRGTAEFARQTALLFEALRSDVPGEAVAR comes from the coding sequence GTGGATCGGCATTTGGCGGCAGCGCCCTACAACGCGATAGACATCGAGGGATTGAGCCATTCATTCGCCAACCTCCGTGCGATCGGGCCGATTGATCTTGCCGTGCCGAGCGGGCAGTTCCTCGCGATCCTCGGCCCCAGTGGCTGTGGTAAATCGACACTCCTGCGACTCATCGCCGGCCTCCTCTCGCCCACGGACGGGGCCGTTGAAACAGACAACCGGCGGACCGGGTTCGTGTTTCAGGATTCTCACCTTTTGCCCTGGCGCACGGTGCTCGACAACGTTCGCCTACCCGCGGAACTGGAAGGCAACGACGCCACCGAACATGCTCGCGACCTGCTCAAAGAGGTCGGGCTTTCGGATTTTGCCGGTGCATATCCGAACGAACTGAGCGGCGGCATGCGGATGCGGGTATCGCTGGCGCGGGCGCTGGTGACGACGCCGGAGTTGTTACTGCTCGACGAACCGTTCGCCGCGCTCGACGAGATCACGCGGCAGGAACTGGACGACATGCTCCGCCGGCTGTCAGTCGAACACGCGATGACGACGGTGTTCGTCACGCACAGTGTCGCGGAAGCGGCGTACCTGTCGGAACGCGCGGTGGTGCTTTCGCCGCGGCCGGGCCGGGTCGTCCTCGACGTACCGATCGAACTGCCGGCCCAGCGCGACGCTTCCCTCCGTGGAACCGCCGAGTTCGCGCGTCAGACGGCGCTGTTGTTCGAGGCACTCCGATCCGATGTTCCGGGCGAGGCGGTGGCCCGGTGA
- a CDS encoding restriction endonuclease, which produces MSGDWRDQQKLEEKAKLATLQANAEHRRERHARLRARLHTLLPLPLEASIIIASAAISVALSLPIGMVSLNMLATALAGGVPIIVGIALAIGFFFSLSPEDRVDLPETWIVRAREHRERKLAAKVRATELAEQSAKLATEIRKRERERRSHTDSRSPDRANDQEAVFQVDHDAWRSHVRSRPKPDGTYFHPAWGREHTHVDDLTGDEFEYFLEYVFRWLGYNVRHVGGPGDHGVDLVVEADFGWCVVQAKRYSGVVPNTAVQEAFAGIAMYNCEYAVVVTNSYLSEGAVMLAQRNRVAWIDRDGLAMLLRGEHSMFPRRN; this is translated from the coding sequence GTGTCCGGGGACTGGCGCGATCAACAAAAGCTCGAAGAAAAGGCCAAACTTGCGACATTGCAAGCCAACGCCGAGCACCGCCGGGAACGGCATGCCCGACTACGAGCACGTCTTCACACCCTGCTACCGTTGCCACTCGAGGCCTCGATTATCATTGCTAGTGCAGCAATTTCAGTTGCACTCTCTCTGCCCATTGGAATGGTGTCCCTGAACATGCTCGCCACTGCCTTGGCGGGCGGCGTTCCGATCATCGTCGGTATCGCCTTAGCCATCGGCTTCTTCTTCTCCCTATCGCCCGAAGATCGTGTCGACTTACCCGAAACATGGATCGTTCGGGCAAGGGAACATCGAGAACGTAAGCTCGCCGCGAAGGTGCGGGCGACCGAGCTCGCGGAACAGTCGGCAAAGCTGGCAACTGAAATCCGGAAACGCGAGCGAGAGCGTCGTTCTCACACAGATTCACGGAGCCCAGATCGGGCAAACGACCAAGAAGCCGTGTTTCAAGTTGACCACGATGCTTGGCGCAGTCACGTTCGCTCGCGCCCCAAACCTGATGGCACATACTTCCACCCGGCGTGGGGGCGTGAGCACACCCATGTGGATGATCTAACCGGTGACGAGTTCGAGTATTTCTTGGAGTACGTGTTTCGCTGGCTGGGGTACAACGTTCGTCATGTCGGCGGACCAGGAGACCACGGCGTTGACCTCGTCGTCGAGGCAGACTTTGGCTGGTGTGTCGTTCAGGCGAAGCGGTATAGCGGGGTCGTCCCAAACACCGCAGTGCAAGAAGCGTTTGCCGGCATTGCCATGTACAACTGCGAGTACGCCGTGGTTGTGACGAATAGTTACCTGAGCGAGGGTGCAGTAATGCTTGCCCAGCGGAACCGAGTCGCATGGATTGACCGCGACGGCTTGGCGATGCTCCTGCGTGGCGAGCATTCAATGTTCCCTCGCCGCAACTGA
- a CDS encoding helix-turn-helix transcriptional regulator produces the protein MPIHVNTIRTLRLRLGITQAEAARRAGMKYASQWSEVERGDKPDPQLSTAERIAEVLGVTVDALTQKAE, from the coding sequence GTGCCCATCCACGTCAACACGATTCGCACGCTGCGGCTTCGGCTCGGCATCACGCAAGCGGAGGCGGCCCGCCGTGCGGGGATGAAGTACGCGAGCCAATGGAGCGAAGTCGAGCGGGGGGACAAACCCGACCCGCAGCTCAGCACCGCTGAACGCATCGCCGAAGTTCTCGGTGTGACGGTGGACGCGTTGACACAAAAGGCAGAGTGA
- a CDS encoding cellulase family glycosylhydrolase, translating to MYQRISFAAIAAILFTALPTLAELPKVLVGDRQFETDDSERVDLRSVNVGNWLLIEPWMLAVADEDLRAEYGFDQVLIERFGEEKHAELKRIWRDNYITERDFRLIAESGFNTVRVPFHYHVIEDPDALGTVEDFHYLDLAVKWATAHDLYVILDMHAAPGHQSVDGPSGRIGYNRLWTDEQAQDRFVSLWGEIAARFKNAPNVAAYDLVNEPWGEFNDAHGPVYGPLIDRAVKAVREADPATPILVAPLIGGNFEPLRRYLDAAPDNGWTGVAVTDHYYPGLFGSEPTLLSHARHVALLEPKLEQTRAWGVPLVIGEMQIVWDRLDQPTLTRWYFDKYNDMGWAPVLWSWKLVKDRPGVHPDNWYFVTNAEPWSVQLRSDSYDDIAAAFRRLGTIEYAMDVELRDALIAEEGVNIELPDPQLGIREVELTDPPAGWQTHTIGDGSGGGIVDGSINEKAFALAGRGNDIWADKDAFVYLARPAGDSEHFKTTLIEYAGSGQWSKAGIMLRESSAEDAAFVFVHAFSNGRITVAARSASGAAVVERHLDYEEPGPLPLRLAIERDGEDVRLGWARGDEPWQWTTSPADVSFTDESLIGFAVNSNMPGHHAVVTFEGGLDRGE from the coding sequence ATGTATCAACGGATTTCATTCGCCGCTATCGCGGCGATCCTGTTCACCGCGCTGCCAACCCTCGCCGAGTTGCCCAAGGTCTTGGTCGGCGACAGACAGTTCGAAACCGACGACAGCGAACGTGTCGATTTGCGCAGCGTCAACGTCGGCAACTGGCTGCTCATCGAGCCGTGGATGCTCGCCGTTGCCGACGAAGACCTCCGGGCCGAATATGGCTTCGATCAAGTGCTGATCGAACGATTCGGCGAGGAGAAACACGCCGAACTTAAGCGGATTTGGCGGGACAACTACATCACCGAGCGGGACTTCAGACTGATCGCCGAGTCCGGCTTCAACACGGTGCGTGTGCCGTTTCATTATCACGTCATCGAAGACCCCGACGCGTTGGGCACGGTGGAGGACTTTCACTACCTCGACCTGGCCGTGAAGTGGGCGACTGCTCACGACTTGTACGTCATCCTCGACATGCACGCGGCACCGGGACACCAAAGTGTCGACGGCCCCTCTGGCAGGATCGGCTACAACCGGCTTTGGACCGACGAGCAAGCCCAGGACCGTTTCGTCTCGCTCTGGGGCGAGATCGCGGCCCGCTTCAAAAACGCACCGAACGTCGCGGCGTATGACCTGGTCAACGAGCCGTGGGGCGAGTTCAACGACGCACACGGTCCGGTGTACGGGCCGTTGATCGATCGCGCCGTCAAGGCCGTTCGTGAAGCCGACCCCGCGACGCCGATCCTCGTTGCCCCACTCATCGGCGGAAACTTCGAGCCGCTCCGCCGCTATCTCGACGCCGCCCCGGATAACGGCTGGACCGGCGTCGCGGTCACCGATCACTACTACCCTGGCCTTTTCGGTAGCGAGCCAACGCTTTTGAGCCACGCCCGACACGTCGCACTGCTGGAACCGAAACTCGAACAGACCCGCGCCTGGGGCGTGCCGCTTGTCATCGGCGAAATGCAGATCGTCTGGGACCGCCTCGACCAGCCGACACTCACGCGCTGGTACTTCGACAAGTACAACGACATGGGTTGGGCACCGGTGCTCTGGTCGTGGAAGCTGGTCAAGGATCGGCCCGGCGTCCACCCGGACAACTGGTACTTCGTGACCAACGCCGAGCCGTGGTCGGTCCAGCTACGCAGCGACAGCTACGACGACATCGCCGCGGCGTTTCGACGGCTTGGCACGATCGAGTATGCGATGGACGTGGAACTGCGCGACGCGTTGATTGCCGAGGAAGGGGTGAACATCGAACTGCCCGACCCACAGCTCGGCATCAGGGAAGTCGAACTAACCGATCCTCCTGCCGGCTGGCAAACGCACACGATCGGTGATGGGTCCGGCGGTGGAATCGTTGACGGTTCGATCAACGAAAAGGCCTTCGCGCTCGCCGGCCGGGGCAACGACATCTGGGCCGACAAGGACGCATTCGTGTACCTCGCGCGGCCGGCCGGGGACAGCGAACACTTCAAGACCACGCTGATCGAGTACGCCGGCTCGGGGCAGTGGTCGAAGGCGGGCATCATGCTGCGAGAAAGCAGCGCCGAGGACGCGGCTTTCGTTTTTGTTCATGCGTTCTCCAATGGCCGGATCACGGTGGCCGCACGCTCGGCGTCCGGCGCTGCGGTGGTCGAGCGCCATCTCGACTACGAAGAGCCGGGCCCCCTGCCCCTGCGGCTGGCGATCGAGCGTGACGGTGAAGACGTGCGCCTCGGCTGGGCGCGCGGCGATGAACCGTGGCAGTGGACCACCTCGCCGGCCGACGTTTCGTTCACCGACGAGTCACTGATCGGCTTCGCGGTCAACAGCAACATGCCCGGTCATCACGCGGTCGTCACGTTCGAAGGTGGCCTGGACCGAGGCGAGTAA
- a CDS encoding ABC transporter permease subunit, translating to MLPPIVVAVAAIALLEGIVRVGIVPAFLVPPPTATFRSLTSQGDLWTALGQTALGAGVGFACSALIGTMLAAVLSANVWMRRAFYPYAVFFQTVPLVAIAPLLVVWFGRGVQTTAWAAGIASVFPVIAAGFAGFRSADPALLDLFRLHRASLWQTFFKLRLPSALPKLFVGLRIAAALAAIGAVVGEFITGLGLGGILTIARTQSDYPKVFAALILSSVLGLVLFGSVDLIGGLLLRHWRNA from the coding sequence GTGCTCCCCCCGATCGTCGTGGCCGTTGCTGCCATCGCCCTGCTCGAAGGAATTGTGCGCGTTGGGATCGTGCCGGCGTTCCTCGTGCCGCCGCCGACCGCCACGTTCCGCTCGCTCACGTCACAAGGCGACCTTTGGACCGCGCTCGGGCAGACGGCTCTTGGTGCGGGCGTTGGCTTTGCCTGTAGTGCGCTCATCGGCACGATGCTCGCGGCTGTTCTTTCGGCCAACGTCTGGATGCGGCGTGCGTTTTACCCTTACGCGGTGTTCTTCCAGACGGTGCCGCTGGTGGCGATCGCCCCGCTGCTGGTGGTTTGGTTCGGTAGGGGTGTACAGACGACCGCATGGGCTGCGGGGATCGCGAGCGTCTTTCCCGTGATCGCGGCAGGCTTCGCGGGCTTCCGGTCGGCCGACCCGGCGCTGTTGGACCTGTTCCGCCTGCACCGCGCTTCGTTGTGGCAGACGTTCTTCAAGCTGCGCTTGCCGTCGGCGTTGCCGAAGTTGTTCGTCGGATTGCGAATTGCCGCGGCCCTGGCGGCGATCGGTGCGGTCGTCGGCGAGTTCATCACGGGTCTGGGCTTGGGCGGAATTCTCACGATCGCCAGGACGCAGAGCGACTACCCCAAGGTATTCGCCGCACTGATCCTCTCGTCGGTGCTGGGGCTGGTGCTTTTCGGAAGTGTTGACCTGATCGGCGGGCTGTTGTTGCGGCACTGGCGCAATGCGTAA
- a CDS encoding DUF1800 domain-containing protein gives MPENQTSMDAFGTRPFDVFEPTDGDPWDVHKAGHLIRRCAFGATPDELNTAVADGTTKTIDALFNFDPEDDPHNHLLEEMGEVFRLDNHRRVQEWWVFRMLRTDRPLQERIALFWHNHFATGGSKVNQQRMHKQIELFRRKGLGSFRELLVEVGRDPAMLLWLDGNNAAKGKPNENYAREIMELFTLGVDNGYTEADIKELSRCFTGWRVQGNNARFFKDRFDDGEKTILGKTGNFNDEGAVDLLLATEQAPKFIAEKLLTHFLTPTPPQPMIDHFAGRLTANDWHIGTVLKEMFRCRAFYSDGAYRSLIKDPATLCIGAGRALGGTLKAEFVREFMGKMGMRLLFPPDVSGWTGGEAWVNAATILVRYRFALEVARQEGRWYAKSHRLEHFLPNNNLDSADSLVDHYADLLLDGNLPGEVRSKLVDYFMRNDKNEPIEEFKLNGNTVRKKVKGTLHLMMTTPYFQLA, from the coding sequence ATGCCTGAAAATCAGACCAGCATGGATGCCTTCGGTACCCGTCCGTTCGACGTGTTCGAGCCGACCGACGGCGACCCGTGGGACGTACACAAGGCCGGGCATCTGATACGACGGTGCGCGTTTGGTGCGACCCCCGACGAGCTCAACACCGCCGTCGCCGATGGAACCACGAAGACCATCGATGCGTTGTTCAACTTTGATCCTGAAGACGATCCGCACAACCACTTGCTCGAAGAAATGGGCGAGGTTTTCCGCCTCGATAATCATCGCCGGGTTCAGGAATGGTGGGTCTTCCGCATGCTCCGCACGGATCGGCCGCTGCAGGAACGCATCGCGCTGTTCTGGCACAACCATTTCGCGACCGGCGGCTCCAAGGTCAACCAGCAACGGATGCACAAGCAGATCGAACTGTTCCGGCGTAAGGGGCTGGGCAGTTTCCGTGAACTTCTCGTCGAGGTCGGCCGCGATCCGGCGATGCTACTCTGGCTCGACGGCAACAACGCCGCCAAGGGCAAGCCTAACGAGAACTACGCCCGTGAGATCATGGAGCTGTTCACCCTCGGCGTCGATAACGGCTACACCGAAGCCGACATCAAGGAACTCTCCCGCTGTTTCACCGGCTGGCGCGTGCAAGGCAACAACGCCCGGTTCTTCAAGGACCGTTTCGACGACGGCGAAAAGACGATCCTCGGTAAAACCGGAAACTTCAACGACGAAGGGGCGGTCGATCTGCTGCTCGCGACCGAGCAGGCGCCGAAGTTCATCGCTGAGAAGCTGCTTACGCACTTCCTCACGCCAACGCCGCCGCAGCCGATGATCGATCATTTCGCCGGTCGGCTCACCGCTAACGACTGGCACATCGGCACCGTGCTCAAGGAGATGTTCCGCTGCCGTGCGTTCTACAGCGACGGGGCGTATCGCTCGCTCATCAAGGACCCCGCGACGCTCTGCATCGGTGCGGGCCGCGCACTCGGCGGTACGCTCAAGGCCGAGTTCGTCCGCGAGTTCATGGGCAAGATGGGCATGCGGCTGTTGTTTCCGCCGGACGTCTCCGGCTGGACCGGCGGCGAGGCGTGGGTCAATGCCGCGACCATTCTCGTACGCTACCGCTTCGCCCTCGAAGTCGCCCGTCAAGAAGGTCGTTGGTACGCCAAGAGTCACCGCCTCGAGCATTTCCTCCCGAACAACAACCTCGACTCGGCCGACAGTCTCGTCGACCACTACGCGGACCTGCTCCTCGACGGCAACTTACCCGGCGAGGTTCGTAGCAAACTCGTCGACTATTTCATGCGAAACGACAAGAACGAGCCGATCGAAGAGTTCAAGCTCAACGGCAACACCGTTCGCAAGAAGGTCAAGGGCACCTTGCACCTGATGATGACCACCCCGTACTTCCAGCTCGCATAG
- a CDS encoding sulfotransferase produces MSPRVIAFVVGTSRGGTTWLSKVLNCHPRIACFGESGFFGRHWFEPDADGRLSGTQVREKFDGAIAGTWGPHTGDVGTLRRANTPELHAALRERLEPMTAAGGTVAEVFDAYAGAFGVAEGKPLVIEKTPHHVNHVDRILDAVPDAKFIVTLRDPYSFMRSYKFQGQQYDAERRAHAERVYHPITCALIWRRYFRSVFELETTHADRVFRFDIGALADREEAVLDDLQDFLSVERAPLAGQVPRDNSSFPSGQREELGAGDVWWMNRIAGPEIDAGGWPRRSAGGMVGLLPALTLPIWAVRNFGHLRRTVRNPARYAASLFRR; encoded by the coding sequence ATGTCCCCCCGCGTGATCGCGTTCGTCGTCGGTACCTCTCGCGGGGGGACGACGTGGCTGTCGAAAGTGCTCAACTGTCATCCGCGGATAGCCTGCTTTGGCGAGAGCGGCTTCTTCGGTCGGCACTGGTTCGAGCCTGACGCCGATGGTCGGCTCAGCGGCACGCAGGTGCGAGAAAAGTTCGACGGCGCGATTGCGGGGACGTGGGGTCCGCACACCGGTGATGTTGGTACGCTGCGCCGTGCGAACACCCCTGAACTCCACGCGGCTCTGCGGGAACGTCTCGAACCGATGACCGCCGCAGGCGGCACGGTCGCCGAAGTGTTCGACGCCTACGCCGGTGCGTTCGGTGTTGCCGAGGGCAAGCCGTTGGTGATCGAAAAGACGCCGCATCACGTGAATCATGTCGATCGCATTCTCGACGCCGTGCCCGATGCGAAGTTCATCGTGACGTTGCGCGATCCGTACTCGTTCATGCGCAGCTATAAGTTTCAGGGTCAGCAGTACGACGCCGAACGGCGTGCCCATGCGGAGCGGGTGTATCACCCGATCACGTGTGCGCTGATTTGGCGACGATACTTTCGCTCCGTGTTTGAACTCGAGACCACCCACGCGGACCGTGTTTTCCGGTTCGATATCGGCGCGCTGGCCGATCGTGAGGAGGCCGTGCTTGACGACTTACAGGACTTTCTCAGCGTCGAGCGCGCGCCGCTTGCCGGGCAGGTACCACGAGACAACAGCAGCTTCCCTAGCGGCCAACGCGAAGAGCTTGGCGCGGGGGACGTGTGGTGGATGAACCGCATCGCCGGCCCGGAGATCGACGCGGGGGGTTGGCCCCGGCGATCGGCGGGCGGGATGGTCGGCCTGCTGCCCGCGCTGACACTGCCCATCTGGGCGGTGCGTAACTTCGGCCATCTGCGCCGCACGGTCCGCAACCCGGCCCGCTACGCGGCGTCTCTGTTTCGTCGCTGA
- a CDS encoding DUF1501 domain-containing protein: MANQSRREFMKVGLGGLGMLSLGGATPLFVPKFAHADQAAGTAIANDNVLVVVQLSGGNDGLNTVIPVGNDDYKKSRPKIALSDGLHKVSDEFALNPGMGAFKAMYDEGMLAIVNGCGYPQQNRSHFESMAIWQSADPSLNDTKGWLGHYLDHLSRGTQSEALSAVNIGDELPQALVTEGAPIPSINNLNDFSIVLDNRTGFDKDLERQLIEEFAQSEYDNPRAAFFAKQANNAIVSADEIRRVASAYEADADYPGNLGNRLKLIARLIAGNFGTRVFYCQIGGFDTHANQIQQHENLLRNVTESIRAFYKDLGAKQLDSKVTTMVFSEFGRRVRQNDSQGTDHGAAGPMFVVGPKIKAGLHGGSLSLAKDDLDNGDVKFTTDFRRVYASMLRDWLNVDPAEVLQGDHEALKLFS, from the coding sequence ATGGCAAATCAGTCACGACGTGAATTCATGAAGGTCGGCCTCGGCGGGCTGGGCATGCTGTCGCTCGGCGGGGCGACGCCGTTGTTCGTGCCCAAGTTCGCGCACGCCGACCAAGCCGCCGGCACCGCCATTGCCAATGACAACGTGCTCGTGGTCGTTCAGCTCTCGGGCGGCAACGACGGGCTCAACACCGTCATTCCGGTCGGCAACGACGACTACAAGAAATCCCGGCCGAAGATCGCGCTCTCCGACGGGCTTCACAAGGTTTCCGACGAGTTTGCGCTCAACCCCGGCATGGGTGCGTTCAAGGCGATGTATGACGAGGGCATGCTCGCCATCGTCAACGGTTGTGGATACCCCCAGCAGAACCGCTCGCACTTCGAGTCGATGGCCATTTGGCAATCGGCCGACCCGTCGCTCAACGACACCAAGGGCTGGCTGGGTCATTACCTCGATCACCTCTCGCGCGGTACCCAGTCCGAAGCCCTCTCGGCGGTCAACATCGGCGACGAACTCCCGCAGGCGCTCGTCACCGAGGGCGCGCCGATCCCATCCATCAACAACCTCAACGACTTCTCCATCGTCCTCGATAACCGCACCGGCTTCGACAAGGACCTGGAGCGGCAGTTGATCGAGGAGTTCGCACAGTCCGAGTATGACAACCCGCGTGCTGCGTTTTTCGCCAAGCAGGCCAACAACGCCATCGTCAGCGCCGACGAGATCCGCCGTGTCGCCAGTGCTTACGAGGCCGACGCGGACTACCCCGGCAATCTCGGTAATCGCCTCAAACTCATCGCCCGGCTCATCGCCGGCAACTTCGGCACCCGCGTCTTCTATTGCCAGATCGGCGGTTTCGATACGCACGCCAACCAGATCCAGCAGCACGAGAACCTGCTCCGCAACGTCACCGAATCCATCCGAGCGTTTTACAAGGACCTCGGTGCCAAGCAGCTCGACTCGAAGGTCACGACGATGGTCTTCAGCGAGTTCGGCCGACGCGTGCGGCAGAACGACTCGCAGGGCACCGACCATGGCGCGGCCGGCCCGATGTTCGTCGTCGGTCCGAAAATAAAAGCCGGCCTGCACGGCGGCTCGCTTTCGTTGGCCAAGGACGATCTGGACAACGGCGACGTGAAGTTCACCACCGACTTCCGCCGGGTTTATGCCAGCATGCTCCGTGACTGGCTCAACGTGGATCCCGCCGAGGTATTGCAAGGCGACCACGAAGCGTTGAAGCTGTTTTCGTAG